ATGTGGTGTCAGGTATTGAGCCCAGGGCTCTGCATGCAGTAcaggtgctccagccctttgagttgtCAGCTTTGCTCGTTCTTTCCCTTTGTCTGTAGGGAAGTACACTCAGGGAAAACTGAGGGAGTATGGGGACATGCCTTGCCATCAGAGGTTTCCCTGAGGGTGGTCCCAAGTGACCTCAAGTCACTAAAGCAAACCCTAGGAGACAAGCACTCTCACATCTGGGACCACTGCAGTGAGTTCTGCTATCCTGGCTGTTCATTCCAGCCCTCTAGGAGGCAGGCAATGAGTCTGGCTACCAGCTCTCTTTGCAGCCTCTATTTCCTCGGTACTTAGAACTCTGTCCAGAGTGGTAGGCAATGGCAGGTTGGTGGTCACATTGCTGGCACATGGACTGTGCCCATGGAGGGTGAGTGAGCTGCTCAGGAATGGAGATACAGTCCAGCCTAATGTCCTGGAGCAGAGACTCTGGTGAGACGAGAGAAGGCCCAAGTTCTGACTCTACCCCAAACCAGTTTGTGTGACCTCCAGGAAGCTTCTCCACTCAAGCAGATTCATTTTCCTCTTGGGGCAAGATCATGATAACACTAGAATCTTTTACCTAGGGCCACTGTGAGGATAAGTTGAGATCTGCTTATAAAATTCTGAGCCTAGGACTGGGTATTCAGGGTTTGTTAACTGGCGTGATTGTGAGtgatttgtttttggctacaaCCAATGGCAGGGCTTAGGGAGCAATGTGGGGTGTCAGGAaccaaacctaggttgaccatgtgcaaggtataTGTCCTCCCtactgtcctatttctccagcccccattgtGGTTGAAAATAGGAGTCAAAGAGGCACTTTGTCCAGAACTAGTCAGAGAACTGAGTGACTGGCTAGAGGCCAAGTGTCTGGTCACTGTGGTCAAGTGACCCATTGCATGAACACAAAGTAATTACCACAGCTGTGCTGTGGTAATTTGCCAGTTCCCTTTCCTTGATTGATGCCTTGGGCCACTGAAATCTACTTCTAATTGGGCTACCCCTAGCCTTGCCAGTATAGAGAAGGAACGTTGGCCACAATTTGACCGCCTAGTCCCTAGGATGCCCACTTTCTCTGTTGTCAGCTGACTTATGAGCTCTTGGTCGGGCATCTGCACCACTCTGAATTTTCAGGGGTTGGGGTTCTTGATGACACACATCTCCAGGGCTCTGCTTTCGGAAGTACCCACTAGGGAAATAATGACTTCCCCGAGTCTATCTCAATGGTGAGCCCCACCACAGAGGCAGCCAGCTTTTAAAACTGCTGTCTTGTAAGCCTGACAGTCTTGGGGGTCTGGTTTGCTCTCTCTTCATCTTTAGTCAAGGTCCTTATCAAGGGAGCAAAAGCAGAACAAGAGTTTAACCATAGAGGGGGCCAGAGTTTTACAGATATTTAAGATATGAGGTGAAGGAACCCATCCACAGGGACAGCCACCAGTCTGTcactcttttttgtgtgtgtgtgtatgtgttttcggtttttgggtcacacttggcaacactcgggttacttctggctctacgttcagaaatcgctcctggcaggcttaagggaccatatgggatgatgggattcgaaccactgtccttctgtatgtaaagcaaacaccctacctccatgctatctctccggcccccagtctgTCACTTTTATCTTCTGTTCCCTGCAGTGGGTCCCCAGGAGCTTGTCATGGCTTCTAGCTGGAGCAGCACATACTGGATGTTAACAGAGCTCAGGAAGAGGCAGCTGAGGACCAGCTAGCAGCTTCTGGGTGTCCCACATGAGTAGCAAGCCTCTGAGTACCTCCATCCCATGGGATGCCTGGCTCTGGTTTCTTTGGAATGTTTCCCCAGGCACTTCCCACCAGAGGGTTATGGTTCTTCAAAGCTCTGTTATCTACTTCCCTGAAACCCTCAAGCCAGCCCTCTGACCTTGAGTGAGGGCCTGTCTGGTGTGCTCCCACCAGCTGCCCCTGTGAGAATATACTGCTGGCATTATGGGGCAGTTGCCTGGTGATGCTTCTGTCCTTCCCACTGGAGCAAGATTCAGCAGCAGTACCCAAAGGGGCCATGTTCAGTAGGGATATTAAGGAATTCTCATGGTTCTGCTCTGTTCCTATCATTAGCTGATTCCTCCTTCACCTGTGCTTAGAAACAAATCCAGGGCAGTAAGTAGTAAGCCACAACACTGATTTCCCAGTGCTGATGGCATCCAAGGTTGTCTTACCTTTATAATTACTCATCAGATCAGTGTTGTCCTCATGGTCTCCCTTTTCTGAGGACACTAACACTCTAAGACAATGTGTCACCCTATCTGGGGTTTAACTTgcaaaggccttttttttttttttatatcaaggaGATCAAAAGCAGAACTGGAGGTTTAACCATAGAGCTTTACAGATATTTAAGGTTTGAGGTGTGAGGTGCCTTTACTAGGGGTAATAGAACATGTGCCTTTGATGGAGATTCGGGGTACCCTCAGCACTGCTGTGGCTGTGCACACCACCATGCTTCATATCACATCTTGCATGGAGGCTGGTGCTGCTTTCAACCTCCTGCATAGAAAACACATTTCTGAGATGAAGTGCCTTGAAATCTGGCAGAGCCAGGCTGTGTACCCAGGTCTTCAGGCCTGAATTGGGGTGTGCTACTGTCCCTCTTTAAGCATAACAGGGTTGGGTGACATGAAAATGAGCACAAGGGATTGGGGGTTGAACATTCGGGAAGGTGGAACTCACCTGCATCCCTTTGCTGTCCACCCCAGGCTGTGGGAACAGTGCCCTTAGCTACGAGTTGTCCCTTGTGGGCTTCCCTGATGTGACCAGCGTGGATTATTCATCAGTGGTAGTGGATGCCATGCGCACCCGTATCCGCCCACATGCCCACATGCCTCACCTACGCTGGGAGACCATGGACGTGCGGGCCTTGGACTTTCCCTCCGGCTCCTTCGACGTGGTGCTTGAGAAGGGCACACTGGATGCTCTGCTGGCTGGAGAAGAGGACCCCTGGACCGTGTCCTTGGACGGTGTCCATACTGTGGACCTGGTGCTCAGTGAGGTGAGGGAAGCAGAAGGGCATGGAAACTGGAAGGAGGGTTTGGAGCAAACAGGTCACTCTCAGGAGGGATAGGGAAATAGGGGTTACTCTCTGGAGGGGATAGGGAAGCCTGAGTAGGTGACACAGAAtaaagagggctggagtgacaaaGGATCACCAGGTTGGTATATAGGCGAGGCGGCAGCCAAGTTTCACTGTATTGTCGTCCAGCACTGCACCCATGCAGTGATCAAGGGCAGAGAGAGCCTGGTTGGAGGGGAGTACCCACCACTTGCTTCACTGGGCAGGGGCATCCACAGCAATACTGACCTTTGAGAGCCCTAAGACAGACACCTCACCAGCAACTTCTTTTTCTGCCTTGCAGGTGAGCCGGGTGCTGGTCCCCGAGGGGCCGGTTCATCTCGCTGACCTCTGCTGCCCCCCACTTTCGGAGCAGGCACTATGCCCAAGCCCGCTACGGCTGGTCCCTAAGACACACAACCTATGGCGATGGTTTTCCACTTCCACCTCTACTTCATGTACAAGGGCAGGGAGCTGAGTGGGGCCCAGCTGGCTCTGGGGGCCCAGCTATTCTTACCCCCcaggcctccccccaccccctgcttccTCCAGGACTCAGACCACGAGGACTTCCTCAGTGCCATCCAGCTGTAAAGCCGAAAGACTTCCTCCAACCTCTGCGCACACCTCAAGTGCTTCTATAGTCCTGGCTCAGAACATAGGGCTGGGTGCAAGGTGCTCACACCCCAGGGCCCCTGTGTCTGCTCCCCTGGCCTCCTCTGAGCCCCTCCCAAATTTTAACTTCCCCACCCCCATTAGAATGACTGCTTGGGGATCCGACTATGGAGCAAAAGCTCTGCAAGCCTGATAGGTGGAGTGGTGGTGTAGGGAGCCTGTATTCCTGGGTCTCTTTCTGACCCCCGCATGGATTGGACTTCCCCCACTAGAGGCCTAGAAACTCTGCACTGATTACTGCTTCAGACCCCAGCTCCAGTCTCACGGCCCTTTCTGTGTACATGTACATTCTCCAGAGGCCACGGTCATAAACGAGGTGCGCTGCTAGGCCAGCCTGACCACGCTGCCAGGGATCCCTTCTTTCCCTGCAGCAGGCACCTAAGATTCCCTGACACCTGCCAGGCCCTTCCCCCAAAGGAACTGGAGCCATTTTGGCCTGGCTGCTGAGCAGAGTGACGCAGTGGCCACACGCACGCACAGAGGGAGGTCTGTGTTTATTCACACACTCCTGGTACAGTAAGGATGGGGAAACATTTACAAAGGACACCCCTGGGTTGAGAACATCTCCAGGGCCACAGGTGTCGACCGAAGGCGCAGAACAGTCCGCATTTTGGGTtcccaggggcaggagagaggggTCCCAGGTAGAATCAGACCGGGGGCCCTTGTGTAGGGTGATATCTCGAGGGCGAGTATCTGCCCGGTCAAACCGGCTGTGTGGGTTGGTTACCATGTTGGGGGTTTGGTTTGT
This sequence is a window from Suncus etruscus isolate mSunEtr1 unplaced genomic scaffold, mSunEtr1.pri.cur scaffold_142_ctg1, whole genome shotgun sequence. Protein-coding genes within it:
- the LOC126000695 gene encoding LOW QUALITY PROTEIN: EEF1A lysine methyltransferase 4-like (The sequence of the model RefSeq protein was modified relative to this genomic sequence to represent the inferred CDS: deleted 2 bases in 2 codons), which translates into the protein CGNSALSYELSLVGFPDVTSVDYSSVVVDAMRTRIRPHAHMPHLRWETMDVRALDFPSGSFDVVLEKGTLDALLAGEEDPWTVSLDGVHTVDLVLSEVSRVLVPRGRFISLTSAAPHFRSRHYAQARYGWSLRHTTYGDGFHFHLYFMYKGRELSGAQLALGAQLFLPPRPPPTPCFLQDSDHEDFLSAIQL